The Actinocatenispora sera genome has a window encoding:
- a CDS encoding YdeI/OmpD-associated family protein yields the protein MMRFAEAAAWESWLAEHHAEASGAWLLIRRKNSAAPLLTIDQAAEVALCYGWIDGQRRAHDADSFLQRYSRRRPTSPWSRVNVERAEALIASGRMREPGLAAIEAARADGRWDAAYAPQREAPVPTELTAALAADPAASARFDALDRTARYLLVLPLLKASTPATRRRRLAAIMDKLADQDDTET from the coding sequence ATGATGCGCTTCGCGGAGGCGGCGGCGTGGGAGTCCTGGCTGGCCGAGCACCACGCCGAGGCCAGCGGTGCCTGGCTGCTGATCCGCCGCAAGAACTCGGCCGCGCCGCTGCTCACCATCGACCAGGCCGCCGAGGTGGCACTGTGTTACGGCTGGATCGACGGTCAGCGCCGGGCGCACGACGCCGACTCGTTCCTGCAGCGGTACTCGCGCCGGCGGCCCACCAGCCCGTGGTCGCGGGTGAACGTGGAGCGGGCCGAGGCGCTGATCGCATCCGGCCGGATGCGCGAGCCGGGGCTCGCCGCGATCGAGGCCGCCCGCGCCGACGGACGCTGGGACGCCGCGTACGCCCCGCAGCGCGAGGCACCGGTGCCGACCGAGCTCACCGCGGCCCTCGCTGCCGACCCCGCCGCGTCGGCACGCTTCGACGCGCTCGACCGGACCGCCCGCTACCTGCTGGTCCTCCCGCTGCTCAAGGCCAGCACGCCCGCCACCCGCCGACGCCGTCTCGCTGCCATCATGGACAAGCTGGCCGACCAGGACGACACCGAGACCTGA
- a CDS encoding DUF6624 domain-containing protein: MDDGLRAELTAMFEADTVAVTAFYAQAGDHRERFAATGIVPATPWPFGLLEWSPIESAPPLVRRVVEVVHANAARLRRIVADHGWPGRSLAGEDGADAAWLVLQHASSGVPTLGTPENLAFCRSCMPLLARAVRAGDARPRQLAATVDSLRQADRLPPVYAVLSTDYHIEDGRPVFRHHVALADIDRERSRIGLPPLASDIHRRQQGNPLHPAGPTPAEPWRER; the protein is encoded by the coding sequence ATGGACGACGGGTTGCGCGCCGAGCTGACCGCGATGTTCGAGGCGGACACCGTTGCGGTGACGGCGTTCTACGCCCAGGCCGGCGACCACCGCGAACGCTTCGCCGCGACCGGCATCGTACCGGCGACCCCCTGGCCGTTCGGCCTGCTGGAGTGGTCGCCGATCGAATCGGCGCCACCGCTGGTGCGCCGCGTGGTCGAGGTGGTGCACGCCAACGCGGCGCGACTGCGACGGATCGTCGCCGACCACGGCTGGCCGGGCCGGAGCCTCGCCGGCGAGGACGGCGCGGATGCCGCCTGGCTGGTACTCCAACACGCCAGCTCCGGCGTCCCCACGCTCGGAACCCCGGAAAACCTGGCGTTCTGCCGGTCCTGCATGCCACTGCTGGCCCGAGCGGTACGGGCCGGGGACGCGCGCCCACGGCAACTCGCCGCCACCGTCGACAGCCTCCGCCAGGCCGACCGCCTCCCCCCGGTGTACGCGGTCCTCTCCACGGACTATCACATCGAGGACGGTCGCCCGGTCTTCCGCCACCACGTCGCGCTGGCTGACATCGACCGGGAGCGGTCCCGCATCGGCCTGCCACCCCTGGCCAGCGACATCCACCGCCGCCAGCAAGGCAATCCCCTCCACCCCGCCGGCCCCACCCCCGCCGAACCGTGGCGAGAAAGGTAG
- a CDS encoding class I SAM-dependent methyltransferase gives MTYLSPLGYLLGVEGAALLRGMRDGTGDRAYVEARIAEIRALLADPTLRDNAGLDAVPGNIDTAEVYDEWAAHYDGANSMIELEQPLVREILAALPVGTALDAACGTGRHAGYLAGLGHRVIGVDANARMLAVAEAKLPELDLRRGPLEALPLDADSVDLVVCALALCHAPDLAAVFAEFARVLRPGGHLVVSDPHQVLSCLRPTLPRAAGPDGRRSILVEYHRPLSAYLTAALPLGFQLRHCAEPHAPRPERTAVRPPMPTEVSWELLDQVPDAATVAMDVPSIVLLHLQLPAA, from the coding sequence GTGACCTATCTGAGCCCGCTGGGGTACCTGCTCGGGGTGGAAGGTGCCGCGCTGCTGCGCGGGATGCGGGACGGCACCGGCGACCGGGCGTACGTCGAGGCGCGGATCGCCGAGATCCGCGCGCTGCTCGCCGATCCGACGCTGCGCGACAACGCCGGCCTGGACGCGGTGCCGGGCAACATCGACACCGCCGAGGTGTACGACGAGTGGGCGGCGCACTACGACGGAGCGAACTCGATGATCGAGCTCGAACAGCCGCTGGTCCGCGAGATCCTGGCCGCGTTGCCCGTCGGTACCGCTCTCGACGCGGCCTGCGGCACCGGCCGGCACGCCGGGTACCTCGCCGGGCTCGGTCACCGGGTCATCGGAGTCGACGCCAACGCGCGGATGCTCGCGGTCGCGGAGGCCAAGCTGCCCGAGCTGGATCTGCGCAGGGGCCCGCTCGAAGCGCTCCCGCTCGACGCCGACTCTGTCGACCTGGTGGTGTGCGCGCTGGCCCTCTGCCACGCGCCGGACCTCGCCGCGGTGTTCGCCGAGTTCGCGCGGGTACTCCGGCCGGGCGGGCACCTCGTCGTGTCGGACCCGCACCAGGTGCTGTCGTGCCTGCGTCCCACGCTGCCGCGCGCGGCGGGTCCGGACGGCCGGCGCTCGATCCTGGTCGAGTACCACCGGCCCCTGAGCGCGTACCTGACGGCCGCGCTGCCGCTCGGCTTCCAGCTCCGGCACTGTGCCGAGCCGCATGCACCCCGGCCCGAACGGACCGCGGTACGGCCGCCGATGCCGACCGAGGTGAGCTGGGAACTCCTCGACCAGGTGCCCGACGCCGCCACGGTGGCAATGGACGTCCCGTCGATCGTGCTGCTGCACCTGCAGCTGCCCGCCGCGTGA
- a CDS encoding M48 family metalloprotease gives MHERLCRTEVARPSRDAAWVFTYVLAGCVHAVTVAVAVLGIWLCLTGRLVLVPLGLLALAIVVLLRPRLGKIDPEVELLDRDEAPQLYALCDAVADAIGARHIAQIGLDPDFNAYYTVAGIRQRPTMVLGAPLWTVLDRQGRVALLGHELGHGANGDNRQGVFVGGALRALARWYELVRPGRDSVFAARGNPLGMIAGLLLLIPQAIVGGALYCVIVAFALVSLRVGQRAEYLADAMAVRAGGRSAARALLETFLVTGTLLRAGRLVPRNAPAGESYAAIVAHAAELPATEKDRLVRQGRMRQHRVDSSHPPTAMRLDHVASRPDEPARVVLDAGQAAAIDAELAAPLARLERQFRDLVREYQV, from the coding sequence GTGCACGAACGGCTCTGTCGCACCGAGGTGGCCCGGCCGAGCCGGGATGCGGCCTGGGTCTTCACCTACGTACTGGCGGGCTGCGTGCACGCGGTCACCGTCGCCGTCGCGGTACTGGGGATCTGGCTCTGCCTCACCGGCCGGCTGGTGCTCGTCCCGCTCGGGCTGCTCGCGCTGGCGATCGTGGTGTTGTTGCGGCCACGGCTGGGCAAGATCGATCCGGAGGTCGAGCTGCTCGACCGCGACGAGGCGCCGCAGCTGTACGCGCTGTGCGACGCCGTGGCCGACGCTATCGGCGCCCGGCACATCGCGCAGATCGGCCTGGACCCGGACTTCAACGCGTACTACACCGTCGCCGGCATCCGGCAGCGCCCGACCATGGTCCTGGGTGCTCCACTGTGGACGGTGCTGGACCGACAGGGCCGGGTCGCGCTGCTCGGCCACGAACTCGGCCACGGGGCGAACGGCGACAACCGGCAGGGTGTGTTCGTCGGCGGCGCGCTTCGTGCGCTGGCCCGCTGGTACGAGCTGGTCCGGCCCGGGCGGGACAGCGTCTTCGCGGCCCGTGGCAACCCACTCGGGATGATCGCCGGACTGCTGCTGCTGATCCCGCAGGCGATCGTCGGCGGCGCCCTGTACTGCGTGATCGTGGCGTTCGCCCTGGTCTCCCTGCGGGTCGGCCAGCGGGCCGAGTACCTGGCCGACGCGATGGCCGTGCGCGCCGGGGGCCGGTCGGCGGCTCGGGCGCTGCTGGAGACCTTTCTGGTGACCGGCACCCTGCTGCGGGCCGGCCGGCTGGTGCCCCGGAACGCGCCGGCGGGCGAGTCGTACGCCGCGATCGTCGCGCACGCCGCGGAACTGCCGGCCACCGAGAAGGATCGACTGGTCCGCCAGGGCCGGATGCGTCAGCACCGGGTCGACTCCTCGCACCCGCCGACCGCGATGCGGCTGGACCATGTCGCCAGCCGGCCGGACGAGCCGGCCCGGGTGGTACTCGATGCCGGACAGGCTGCCGCCATCGACGCGGAGCTCGCCGCACCGCTGGCGCGGCTGGAACGGCAGTTCCGCGACCTCGTCCGCGAGTACCAGGTCTGA
- a CDS encoding Smr/MutS family protein gives MKLKLDLHDIFNRGQDIDRALNDIIQEALTKKATLVEIIPGKGSGQLKKRVLRFLDRRDIKPLYHRVEKDSRNFGRLFVHFRHK, from the coding sequence ATGAAGCTCAAGCTCGACCTGCACGACATCTTCAACCGCGGTCAGGACATCGATCGCGCCCTCAACGACATCATCCAGGAAGCCCTGACGAAGAAGGCCACCCTGGTCGAAATCATCCCCGGCAAGGGCTCCGGCCAGCTCAAGAAGCGGGTGTTGCGCTTCCTCGACCGCCGTGACATCAAGCCGCTCTACCACCGCGTCGAAAAGGACTCCCGCAACTTCGGCCGCCTCTTCGTCCACTTCCGCCACAAGTAG